The proteins below are encoded in one region of Ostrea edulis chromosome 3, xbOstEdul1.1, whole genome shotgun sequence:
- the LOC125673762 gene encoding uncharacterized protein LOC125673762 isoform X2: MPKPKQEEGKVAERRTTRSKTKGGRDRNNREPEVKKKKRTKHSVQQKQDGDDREETELISENHNLQIKHITGLWDYLQFVIGTEHDVEIRRVVHKLVEEVKWVSQLERDYIMGSTGEGFAFPWRDLDSMVSVLTCNVITESKEHKNTKSEVIHVASDADCQPGFCQLIPYSRRYTINKVDDMCFSRISFTKDKLKYRTNKNPDTRIHGPCIRSDSPIGFDMCYTLPIDPISSNEFLKEFQTKFWNNVKEEVLEKNITVMHVAPKSPPEGDTKGFQWLKSFAVLEQRIVHSLNHVQFCCYGLLKILLHYSIDADQEINDTLCSYHLKTVLFHVLEDIHLDFWIPSNILYCFWICLTRLLLFVKKGMCPNYFLPKSNLFLKAGLLARKGKIEKKILHVLQSGAPYLWSIIIQLGFRDSGMLGLQGTCMLHGKLKRFITLSGSLKNMKGHQTTYHQCMFSILKLMNLLQNENNDIKRAVLNHMFSDVMRRVGLILYEKFVLTGFTKYLLTAEAAFNLVQHSSSSNILYLATLWYCEGKFKQSIKVLKELLAVIYPSRHTCMIRRGLSCSFTYLIRNYEYRLVYLDRGSSFLPKAIEMYVNKFEISDFSMYDKSYALFLIFLSYLAVGKKKKCRKTLYNLQKSINDAHFLVFVNDPFVERNSKTLVSVAENMMKELC; encoded by the exons ATGCCGAAACCAAAACAGGAAGAAGGAAAAGTTGCTGAAAGAAGAACAACACGCTCTAAGACGAAAGGAGGAAGAGACAGGAACAATAGGGAACCGGAAGTGAAGAAAAAGAAGAGGACGAAACATAGTGTTCAACAAAAACAAGATGGAGACGATAGGGAAGAGACAG aaTTGATTTCGGAAAATCACAATTTGCAGATCAAACACATAACGGGACTTTGGGATTATTTACAATTCGTTATAGGCACAGAACATGATGTTGAGATCCGACGAGTTGTGCATAAACTTGTTGAGGAAGTGAAATGGGTTTCACAACTTGAAAGGGACTATATTATGGGAAGTACTGGTGAAGGATTTGCATTTCCATGGAGAGATCTTGATAGCATGGTGTCTGTGTTGACATGTAATGTTATTACCGAATCTAAAGAGCACAAAAACACCAAAAGTGAAGTCATACATGTAGCAAGTGATGCAGACTGCCAACCGGGCTTTTGCCAGTTAATACCATATTCGCGACGGTACACAATAAACAAGGTTGATGATATGTGTTTTTCTAGGATTTCCTTTACAAAGGATAAATTAAAGTATCGTACAAATAAAAACCCCGATACCAGAATTCATGGACCATGTATTAGATCAGATAGTCCGATTGGATTCGACATGTGTTATACTCTGCCCATCGATCCGATTTCTTCCAATgagtttttaaaagaatttcagACAAAGTTTTGGAATAATGTCAAAGAAgaagttttagaaaaaaatattactgTCATGCATGTGGCTCCTAAAAGTCCTCCTGAAGGTGATACCAAGGGCTTTCAATGGCTTAAGTCTTTTGCAGTCCTTGAACAACGTATCGTCCATTCACTCAATCACGTGCAATTTTGCTGCTATGGATTGTTGAAAATTCTACTCCATTACAGCATTGATGCAGATCAAGAAATTAACGACACACTTTGTTCATACCATTTGAAAACAGTTCTGTTCCATGTATTAGAAGACATTCATCTAGACTTCTGGATTCCAAGCAATATTTTGTACTGCTTTTGGATTTGTTTAACACGACTTTTATTATTTGTCAAGAAAGGGATGTGTCCTAATTATTTTTTGCCCAAAAGTAACCTTTTCCTAAAGGCTGGTCTGTTGGCGAGAAAGGGcaaaattgagaaaaaaatcCTCCATGTCCTTCAATCTGGAGCGCCTTACCTGTGGTCTATTATTATCCAGTTGGGTTTCAGAGACTCGGGTATGTTAGGGCtgcaaggtacatgtatgctgcATGGAAAGCTGAAAAGGTTCATTACACTGTCTggatcattaaaaaatatgaaggGACATCAAACAACGTATCATCAATgtatgttttctattttgaaattgatgaacCTTTTGCAAAATGAAAACAACGATATAAAACGTGCGGTGCTGAATCACATGTTCTCGGATGTTATGAGAAGAGTTGGACTTATCTTATATGAAAAATTTGTACTGACAGGTTTCACTAAGTATTTACTAACAGCGGAAGCAGCTTTTAATTTGGTGCAACATTCATCTTCATCGAATATTCTTTACTTAGCTACATTATGGTATTGtgaaggaaaattcaaacagtCTATAAAAGTTCTCAAGGAACTCCTTGCTGTCATATATCCgtcaagacatacatgtatgattaggCGGGGACTGTCATGTAGTTTCACATATTTAATCAGAAACTATGAGTACAGACTTGTGTATTTAGATAGGGGATCCAGTTTCCTCCCAAAAGCTATTGAAATGTATGTCAACAAGTTTGAAATTTCTGATTTCTCAATGTATGATAAATCATACGCATTGTTTCTAATTTTCCTGAGCTATCTGGCGGtgggaaagaaaaaaaaatgcagaaaaaCGCTTTATAACTTGCAAAAATCCATTAACGACGCACATTTTCTTGTGTTCGTAAATGATCCTTTTGTAGAAAGAAATTCCAAAACCCTGGTATCGGTTGCAGAGAATATGATGAAAGAATTATGTTGA